DNA from Aureimonas sp. AU20:
CTCGTCGCCATCGAGAAGGCTGGAGAGAATCAGCGGTTCTCCGGTTTGCGCCACGATGCCGCAGAGCGGCCATTCCACCGAGGTCTCGGTCAGGCGCCGGCGCGTGTCCTCGTCCAGGCCGATCTCATGGGTGAGAAAGAGGTGGCAGCCATCGGGCGCGATGTCGAACAAGCAGCATTCGTCGAAGCCGATGATCTCGGCCCCCGCCTGCAGAATGGGCCGCAGCCCGTCGCCCGTGGTCGGGGCCGAAAGCAGCGCCGCCGAGACTTCCGCCAGAAGCGCCAGTCGGTGCTCGCGCTGGCGCTCGGCCGTGCGGTCGCGCAGGATCAGCAGCGAGCCGATGGGCTCGCCGGTTTCGGACACGAGCGGGCGCGTTTCGCTGGAGGCAAGGAAGCGCGAGCCGTCCCGGCGCGGGCGCCAGCCCTCGCGCAGCGCGTGCCCCTCGCTGCGGGCGCGGGCAAGATCCTGCGCCGGCACGCCGTTCGCCCGGTCCTCGCGGGTGAACAACCGATCCGCCGAGGCGCCGAGCATCTCGTCCTCGCCCCAGCCGAGAATCGCCTCCGCGCCCCGGCTCCAGGCGGTGATGCGCCCGTCCCGGTCGAGCGAGAGGATCGCATGGTCCAGCGCGCTGTCGAGAATCATCCGATGATGCCGGTCGACCTCGCGCTTCTGCAGAAGCGCGCGGTCGCGGTCGGCCACCGCCCGGCGCAGTTCGAGCTGGCTCATGACCTGCCGCGACAAGGCGACGAGCCCTTCGAGCTCGCCCGTGCTCAGGGCGGCGGGCCGGGCCACGTGGTCCAGCACGCAGAGCAAGCCGAGCACCTGGCCGGCGGGCGTCACCAGCGGCGCGCCGGCATAGAATCGCAGATGCGGCTCGCCGGTGACCAGCGTGTTTTGGCGCGTGCGGGGGTCGAGGGTGAGGTCGGGGATGATCAGCGGCTCGGTCTGCGACAGGACATGCCGGCAGACGGACTGCTCGATCGGCGTCTGGCAGGGGTCGAAGCCGGAGCGCGCCTTGAACCATTGCCGGTCCTTGTCCACAAGGCTGACCAGCGCGACAGGAGCGCGGCAGAGCGTGCGCGCCAGGAGCACGATGTCCTCGAAGCCCTGCTCGGGCTGTGTGTCGAGAATGCCGTATTCGGCAAGCGCCGCCAGCCGCGCGGCCTCCGCTGCGCGCCCGTCTTCCCCAGCGCCCCGGTCTTTCCCGGCGCCCAGGTCTTCCCCAGCCCCTGCCGGCTCGTCTCTCACGGCGCACGCCCCCTGCTGCCCGAAGGCCTCTGCGCGTTCGTAACTTCCTTTTCGCGCGATGGAAAGTCGCTTCGCGGCCACAGGGGCCGGCTTCGGTATCTCCGGTTGTACTGGGGAGACACTGGCGAGACAAGCTCTGTCGGGTCGGTCAGGCGACCCTACAAAAGATGGACGAGCCAACCCATCAAAGAGGCCTCGACCATGCGCATCGAACCCGCCTTCCTCTTCGATCTCGACGGCACGCTGGTGGACAGCGTCTATCATCACGTTCTCGCCTGGCAGGAAGCGCTGGACGCGGAGGGCATCGACCTTTCGGTCTGGCGCATCCATCGCAAGATCGGCATGAGCGGCGGCTTGTTCACCAACCAGTTGCTGCGTGAGACCGAGACCGACATCAGCCCCGAACTCCTGGAGCGCCTGCGCCAGCGGCACGCGGCGGCCTATGGCCGGCAGGCCGATCGCATCCGGCCGCTGCCCGGCGCGCGCGCCCTCCTGCAGACGCTGACCGACGCCGGCATCAAATGGGCGATCGCCACCAGCGGACGCATGGAAACGGCCTCGCACAATCTCGCAGCCCTCGGCGTCGATCCGGCCAAGGTCCCCGTCATCACGCGCGATCTGGTGAAATACGCCAAACCCGACCCGGACCTTTTCCTTGCCGCAGCCGAGCGTCTCGACACGCCGATCGAGACGGCCATGGTGATCGGCGATTCCATTTGGGACATGCTCGCCGCGCAGCGCTGCCGGGCGCTCGGCGTCGGCCTCCTGTGCGGGGGTTATGGGGCGGGCGAGTTGGAGCGCGCGGGCGCTTACCGCGTCTACGAGGACCCCGCCGACATGCTCGCCCATCTCGACGAGGTCGGCGGTCGTCTCTAGCGGCGCGTTCGGGGCGGCTGGGGCTTCCTCGCTTTTCCCGCGCGCCGACGCTGCGGGCATTGAATCTGCCGAGGGCTTTAGAGCCGAGGCTGGGACTGGCAGTTCCGTTGCGGCAACGCCGCCTTTTCGCCTCTGCGCCGCGCCGGGCATCAGCCGCGCTCGCCGCGCAGGAAGGCGGCGATGTCGTCCATCAGCCTGTCGGCGCGTTTAATTCGCCCGTTCATCTGGAGAAAGGCGTGGATCATGCCGTCGTATCGCCGGTGCGTCAGCGGCACGCCGCAGGCGTCTAAGCGTCGGCCGAAGGCCTCTCCCTCGTCGCGGAGCGGGTCGGCTTCGCATGTCGCGAGGAAGCAGCAAGGGAGGCCGGCGAGATCATCGGCAAGCAGCGGCGAGGCGGTGGGAGTGAGCCGGTCGGCATGGCGCGGCACGGACTGGTCGGCCTCGTAGCGCAGCGAATCGCGCGTCATGATCCGCCCTTCGTTCTCACGCAGCGAGGGCCATGCGCGCGTGTCGCGAAGATCGGTGTTGGGATAAAGGAGAACCTGCGCCTCCGGCAGCGGGCTCGCGCCCTCGCGGCGTAGAGCCCGCGCGGTGGAAGCGGCATAGAGGCCGCCGATGGAATCTCCGCCGATCGCCCAGCCAGCCGCTGGCAGGCCGAGCCCGCCGCCGACGAGAAACCGCGCGGCATCGAGGCAATCCTCTTGCTGGCCGGGATAGCGCGTTTCGGGTGCCAGACGGTAGCCGACCGAGGCGACCACGCGTCCCGTGCGCTCGGCCAGCGCCAAGAGCGGCGCTTCGTGCGTGTCCAGCGACCCGGCGATCGCGCCCCCGCCGTGGAACCAAAGGAGGAGCTTCTCCCCATTGGCCGGGCGGTAGAGCCGGAGGGGAATGGCGTGCCCGCCGCGCCCGGGCGCCTCCGTCTCTTCAATGCGGACCGAGGCCGGCGGCGGGGCGGAGAAGCGGGCCAGCGAGGCCGTGTCGGATCGCGCCTGGGCCAGTTTCTCGGCGGCGTTGCGCGGGTCGGGGCGCCCCTTCGCAGCCCGCTCGATCTCGCGCAGCACCGCCTCGGCCTCGGGGTCGATCCTCATGCGTCGTCCTCATCCGGTTGGCCCGGACAAGCAAAGGCCCGGCCGCTTCTAAAGCAGCCGGGCCGAAGAAGGTTTCGCGCTTCAGCGAAATCGTCGCTTTAGCCGCGCCCGCCGAAGACGCGCTTGGGATGGAAGGCGCCCTGGTCGATCGAGCCCAGCGCGACGAGGCGGCCGTGGCCGGTCGCATAGGCTTCCTCGCAGAAGGCCGGCGCGTCGCGCCCGCGCAGGAGAACCGGGTTGCCCGAAAGGACCCGGCCCGCCTGGTCGTCGCTCAGCGCCACCTCGTAGAGGTCCGACAAAGCGGTGGCTGCGTCGAGCACGAACTCGTCCAGTGCCTCGAAGCGCACGACGCGCGGGCGGGCGCCGGAATCGATCGCCTCCTGCGTCAGCTCTTCCAGCCCTTCTTCCGCCGCGTCCATCAGGTCGTCCAGCGTGATCAGGTCGTCCTCGTCGAAGGCGCCGACGCGAACGCGGCGCAGTTCGGTGACATGGCCGAAGCAGCCCAGCTCGCGGCCGAGATCGCGCGCGATGGAGCGGACATAGGTGCCCTTGCCGCAATCGGCCTCGAACACGGTCGTGCCCTCGTCCATGGAGACGATCTCGAGCCGGTGCACCGTCACGGTGCGGGCGGCGATCTCCACCGTCTCGCCGGCGCGCGCGAGGTCATAGGCGCGCTCGCCGTCGATCTTGATGGCGGAGAAGGCCGGGGGCACCTGCTGGATCTCGCCGATGAAGGCGGGAAGCCGCGCCTCGACATCGGCCCGGCTCGGGCGCATGTCGGAGGAGTTCGTCACCGGGCCTTCCGTGTCGTCGGTCGTGGTCTCGGCGCCCCAGCTCACCGCGAAGCGGTAGGTCTTGCGCCCATCCATGACGAAGGGAACCGTCTTGGTGGCATCGCCGAGCGCGATCGGCAGCATGCCGGACGCCAGCGGATCGAGCGTGCCGGCATGGCCCGCCTTCTGCGCGAAATACAGCCACTTGATCTTGGCGACCGCCTCGGTGGAGCCCATGCCCACCGGCTTATCGAAGATCACCCAGCCCGAGATCGGGCGCCCCTTCGGCTTCTTGCCGCGCCGTGCCATCAGCGTTCTTCCTTGTTGTCGTCTTCGCCTTCAGTAGCTTCCAGGTCTCGCATCACGTCGGGCGAGCGCAGAAGCGCGTCGATCCGGGCGTAATTGTCGAAACTGTCGTCCTCGCGGAAGCGAACCTCGGGCATGTACTTCATCTGCCGAAGAGCCGGCGAAAGCCGTCCCCTCAGATATTTCGCGTGCCCGTTGAGGGCCTCCACGAAAGGCTTCATCTCGCTCTGGCCGAGCACCGTCACATAGGCCGTGGCGAGCTTCAGGTCGTTCGACATGCGAACTTCCGACACGGTGATGACGGCGCGTTCCAGGAGCGGGTCGCGCAGGTCCCCCCGCTGCAACGTCTCGGTCAGCGCGTGGCGGACCTTCTCGCCCACCGACAGCTGGCGCTGCGACGGCCCCTTGGGAGTCTTGGCGTGTTTTGCCATGTTTGCCTCTTGCAACGCTGCGCCGCCGGCCGCCCCCTCGGGGAGCGACCGCACCGGTTCGAACGGAGATGTTTCCAGCTCAGCGACGTCCTGCCGCCTTCATCTGAAGGCAAGCGACTTCCATCCACGCACGAAGAGAAGAGCCCGGCGTCGCCGCCGGGCTTCCAAGTCCACTCTCGGACGGGAGGCCCGGCCCGAGCCGGTCGCCCCATCGTGCGTGCCGACATGGCCTTTTCGAGGCCAGTGTTCGGCATTCGACGCTTCCGCCCCCAGGAGTATCTGAACCAGACCTCGTGGGGCGCGGGCCGGTCAGCCGGCCCGCCTTGGGTGTTACAGCGTGCGGGCGATGTGCTCGACGCGGAAGTTCTCGATGATATCGCCCTGGCGAATATCGTCGTAGTTCTGGAAGGCCATGCCGCACTCCTGGCCGCCCGGCACTTCGGACACTTCGTCCTTGAAGCGCTTGAGCGTCTTGAGCGTGCCCTCGTGGATGACCACGCCGTCGCGGATGAGGCGGACGCCCGCACCACGTTCGACCTTGCCTTCGGTGACGCGGCAGCCCGCGACCTTGCCGACCTTGGTGATGTGGAACACCTCCAGGATCTCGGCATTGCCGAGGAACGTCTCGCGACGTTCGGGCGAGAGAAGACCCGACATCGCCTGCTTCACGTCATCCACCAGATCGTAGATGATGTTGTAGTAGCGGATCTCGATGCCTTCGCGCTCGGCCGCCTGACGGGCCTGGGCGTTGGCGCGGACGTTGAAGCCGATGATCGCGGCCTTGGAGGTCGCGGCCAGCTGCACGTCGGACTCGGTGATGGCACCGGCGCCCGAATGCACGATGCGGGCCTGTACCTCGTCCGTGCCGAGCTTTTCGAGGGCCACGTTGATGGCCTCGACCGAACCCTGCACGTCGCCCTTGATGAGCAGCGGGAAGGTCTTCAGCCCCGTGTCCTGCAGCGTCATCATCATCTGCTCGAGCGAGCCGCGCTGGCCGGCGGACTTAGCCACCGCCTTCTCGCGGGTCAGACGCTGGCGATACTCGGTGATCTCGCGGGCCTGAGCCTCGTCCTTCACCACGGCGAAGCGATCGCCGGCGCCGGGCGTGCCCTGCATGCCGAGGATTTCCACCGGGGTGGAGGGACCGGCCGACTTCAGCTGACGGCCCTTGTCGTCCACCAGGGCGCGCACGCGGCCCCACTGGTCGCCGGCCACCACGATGTCGCCCTGGCGCAGCGTTCCGGCTTGCACGAGGGCGGTCGCGACCGGGCCGCGGCCGCGGTCGAGCTGCGCCTCGATGACGACGCCTTCGGCGGTGCGCTCGGGATCGGCCTTGAGGTCGAGAATTTCGGCCTGAAGGATGATGGCCTCGAGCAGCTTGTCGAGATTGGTGCCGGCCTTGGCCGAGACCTCGACGTCGAGCACTTCACCGCCCATGGATTCCACGAACACCTCATGCTGGAGGAGGTTCGTGCGCACCTTCTGCGGGTCGGCGCCCGGCTTGTCGATCTTGTTGATCGCCACGATGATCGGGACGCCGGCCGCCTTGGCATGGCTGATCGACTCGATCGTCTGCGGCATGACGCTGTCGTCCGCCGCCACCACGAGGATGGCGATGTCGGTCGCCTGGGCGCCGCGAGCACGCATGGCCGTGAAGGCCTCGTGGCCCGGCGTGTCGATGAAGGAGATCAGGTGACCGTCCTGCTCGACCTGATAGGCGCCGATATGCTGCGTGATGCCGCCGGCCTCGCCGGACACGACGCTGGTCTTGCGGATCGCGTCGAGCAGCGAGGTCTTGCCGTGATCGACATGGCCCATGATCGTGACGACCGGGGGACGCGACACCAGCTTCTCGGGGTCGCTGGCGACGTTGAAGATGCCGGTTTCGACGTCCGACTCCGCCACGCGGCGGGGCGTGTGGCCGAATTCGGTCGCGATGATCTCGGCGAGATCCGCGTCGATCACGTCGCCGGGCTTCATCATCTGCCCCTGCGCCATCAGATACTTGATGACGTCCACCGCCCGCTCGGACATGCGGTTGGCGAGTTCCTGGATGGTGATGGTCTCGGGGATGATCACTTCGCGGGAAATCTTCTCACGGGCCTGGTTCTGCTGCGAACGCTTGAACTTCTCCTGACGGCGACGCATCGAGGAGAGCGAGCGACCACGCGCGTCGTCGTCCGACAGGGCGCGCTCGACATTGACGCGGCCTGCGCCGCGACGGTCGTCGGTGCGCGAGCGGGTCGGCTTGGGCGTCTCGACGACCACGGCGCGGCCCGGAGGGCCACGACGGGCGCCGGCGGGGCCGCGACGATCGTCCTCGTCGTCCGCACGGGTCTTCTTGGTCAGGTCGGTGCGGCCGGCCGGGCGCAGGCCCAGACCGTCGTCCACCGGCGGCGGGCCGGGAATGACCTCGGCCGGCTTGGCGCGACCCGTGGTCTGCGGACGGGCGGCTGCGCGGCGCGCGGCGTCCTCCTCGGCCTTCTTGCGGGCGGCGGCCTCCATCTCGAGACGCGCGGCTTCCTCGGCCTGACGGCGCTCGGATTCCTCGCGCTCGGCGCGGCGACGGTCATCTTCCGCGATGCGGCGCGCTTCTTCGAGCTGGAACAGGCGGCGGTCTTCGACCTCGCGCTGCTTGGCCAGCTCAAGCGCGCGGCGACGCGCGTCCATTTCCTTGGACGACAGGTCCGACAGGACCGCGCCGCGCGGCTGGCGCGCGCCCGGCGCAGCGTTCTGCGCCGGGCCTCGGGCGCCCGTCTGGGGCTGGCCCGGACGGTTCGGCTGGCCGGGGCGACCATTGTTGGCCCCGGCGGGGCCGCCGGAGCGAACGCCGTTGTTGTAGGTACCGCCGGCCGAGCCGGGGCGAGCGCCCGCTGGGGCGCCGGGGCGGGCCGCGCCGGGCGCGCCGCCCGGACGATGGCCGTCGGTGCGGCCGGCCGGGGCGCCGGGGCGCTGCGGAGCGCCCGTGGCGGGACGCGCGGCGGCAGCGGCGGTCGGTGCGGCCGTCGTGGCGGCGGGAGCCTGGACGGGCTTGATGGATTCGGGGGCGGCGGGCTTCAGGGTGTCGGCTCTCGGGGGTTCGGTCACGGAAACGGGGGTCGGCGCGGCAGGCGCGTCGACAGGTGCCGGAACGGCGGCAGCGGCCACCGGTTCGGAAACGGGGGCGGGAGCCGGCGTCTCGGCCACGGCCGGCGCGCTCACGGGCGCGGCCGGAGCGCTGACGGTCTCGGCGGCGGGCGCCTGCGCGGGAGCTTCGGCGGCAACGGTGGGAGCGGCAACAGGCGCGGCCTCAGCAGCCGGAGCAGCGGGCGCGGCGACCGGGCGATCGGGCGGCACCGGCGCCTGCGGGTTCTCGGCGGCGCGAGCGAGCGCTGCCTGCTGGGCGGGCGTCAGAGCCGGGCGCGGCGCGGCCGGGGCGCTGGGGGCTGCGGCCTGCGCTGCGGGCGCGGCGGCCTTCGCGTCCTCGGGCTTGGAGAACTTCCGCTTCTTGGTCTCGACGACGACATTGTTCGTCCGCCCGTGAGAGAAGCTCTGCCGGACGGTCGAAGGCGCGGCTGCGCCCCCCGTCTTCAGGGTCAGGGTCTTCTTCGGGGTGACGCTCAGCGTCTTGTCGTCGCCAGATTTCGTGTCGCTCATATATGCTTCCGCTTCCTGCGCGGGATCTGATCCTCGCGCCCATTATCCGTGCCTAGAGCATTTCGCAACCAAGCTTTGTTGTTGAACATCGATACGGTCTCATGAGTCGGGCGGGCTTTCGCCGTCCCGACCGGCCTTCTCGCCCCGATAAGCGCTGAGCGCTTCGAGACGTTTGACGAGGGCCATCCCGGCGCTGCCGGGCAAGATGGCTGCGTGTACCACGTTTTCCCCGCCAAGGGCCAAACTCATTTCGTCGGCTCCGAGCAGACGAAACATCGGCGTCGGCCGCGCTCGCCCCGAAACCTCGCCGGCATGGCGGGCGCCGTCGAGCTTGCGCACGCCGTCGGGCGCCGCGTCGCTGGCATGGAGGCTCGCCGCCGCCTTGCCGGTGCGCAGCGCCGCGTCGACCTTGGCCGAGCCGGTGACGACCTGCCCCGCCTTGCGGGCGAGCCCGAGCGAGCCGAGCGCCGAGCGCACCAAAAGCGCGTCGAGATCGTCGGCCAGCGTTTCCAGGCCCGACACGTCCTGCTTCAGCGCGCGCGAGAAGATGCGACGCTTGACGGCAAGCTCCACCACCTCGCGGCGGGCCTCGACATGGGCGCCCCGCCCCGGCAGGCGGCGCTTGAGGTCAGGCACGAGGCGGCCGTCCGGCGCGGCGACGAAGCGCACGAGGAGATCGGCCTCGAGCGAGCGGCGCGACACGATGCACATGCGCCCGTTCATCACCGCCTCCTCCAGTCCGTCATCCAACATCTCGCTCGTCGTCACGCCTTGCCTAACCTCTTGCCTCAGACCGTGGTTTCATCCTCGGCGCCTTCGAGGTCCTCTTCGACCTCGTCGGGCGCTTCCTCGACCCAGCCCGCCTTGACGCGGGCCTGCATGATCATGGCCTCGGCGTCCGTGCGGCTCAACTCGAAGGCGGACAGCGCGCCGGTGAAGCGCTTGGTCTCGCCGTCCTTGCGCTCGCTCCAGCCGACCAGATCGTCCGCCGCACAGCCCGCGAAGTCCTCGACCGTCTTCACGCCGTCCTCGCCGAGCGCGACCAGCATCTGGGTCGTCAGACCCTCGATCTCGCGAAGCTCGTCTGCGACGCCCAGCGCCTTGCGCTTCTCGTCCAGTTCCGCCTCGCGGCGGTCGAGATAGTCCTTGGCGCGGTTCTGGATCTCGGCGGCCGTGTCCTCGTCGAAGCCCTCGATCGAGGCGACGTCGCCGAGATCGACATAGGCCACTTCCTCGACCGTCGCGAAGCCTTCGGAGGCGAGGAGCTGGCCGACCATCTCGTCGACGTCCAGTGCTTCCATGAACAGGGCCGAACGCTCGGCGAATTCCTTCTGGCGACGCTCGGATTCTTCCTGCTCGGTGAGGATGTCGATATCCCAGCCCGTCAGCTGCGAGGCGAGGCGGACGTTCTGTCCGCGGCGGCCGATCGCAAGAGACAATTGGTCATCGGGAACCACGACTTCAATACGCTCGGCGTCCTCGTCCAGCACCACTTTCGCGACCTTGGCCGGCTGAAGGGCGTTGACCAGGAAGGATGCGGCTTCCGGCGACCAGGGAATGATGTCGATCTTCTCGCCCTGCAGCTCGGCCACCACGGCCTGCACGCGCGAGCCGCGCATGCCGACGCAGGCGCCGACCGGGTCCACCGAAGAATCGCGCGAGATGACGGCGATTTTGGCGCGCGAGCCGGGGTCGCGGGCGACCGCCTTGATCTCGATCACGCCGTCGTAGATCTCCGGCACTTCCATGGTGAAGAGCTTGGCCATGAACTGCGGATGGGTGCGCGACAGGAAGATCTGCGGCCCGCGCGGCTCGCGGCGTACGTCGTAGACGAAAGCGCGCACGCGGTCGCCATAGCGGAACAGCTCGCGCGGGATCTGCTCGTCGCGGCGGATGATGCCCTCGCCCTTGCCGAGATCGACGATGACGTTGCCGTATTCGACGCGCTTCACCGTGCCGTTGATGATCTCGCCGACGCGGCCGATGAACTCCTCGTACTGCTTGTCGCGCTCGGCCTCGCGCACCTTCTGCACGATGACCTGCTTGGCCGACTGGGCGGCGATGCGGCCGAACTCCATCGGCGGCAGCTGCTCGGCGATGAAGTCGCCCGGCTCGGCGTCGGGATTCTTGTCGCGGGCGAGCTCGAGATAAATCTGCGTGTTGGGGTCCTCGACATCCTCGACCACTTCGAGGAGCCGCTGCAGCTTCATCTCGCCGGTCTTGGTGTTGATGTCGACGCGGATATTGGTTTCCTGGCCGTAACGCGAACGCGCCGCCTTCTGGATGGCGTCGGCCATGGCGGCGATGACGATCTCGCGATCGATCGACTTTTCCCGCGCGACGGCATCCGCGATCTGCAGAAGCTCGAGCCTGTTCGCACTGACTGCCATGTGTCTCTCCTCGTCGAAAGCCCGAAGAAGCGCTCAGAAGGCTCGTTCGGCTTCGCGGTTCATGCCCGCGCGGGGCGCGGGCGCTTGTGCCAGTCCGGGCTGCTCCCGAAGGATCACCCGGCGCGATCGTCGTGCCGGCTCAGCCGGCGGAGGCGTCTTCGCCCTCGTCCTCGTCGTCCACGGACTGGCCGCGCGCCTTGCGCGCGTCCTTATCGGCCTTGAGCGAGGCAGCCAGAAGCTCGTCGGTCAGGATCAGCCGCGCTTCGGCGATGGCGTCGAAGGGAATCTCGACCACGGCCTCGCCATCGTCGGCGGCCACGCCGTCGCGCTCCAGCCGGATGCCGTCGGCGTCCACATTCGTCACGCGGCCGCGAAACCGCTTGCGGTTCGCGACGAGGCGGCCCGTCTCCAGCTTCAAAAGCTGGCCGGACCAGGTCTCGAAATCGGTCTTGCGCACCAGCGGCCGGTCGATGCCGGGCGAGGAGACTTCCAGGTGATAGGCGCGGTCCATCGGATCGTCGACGTCGAGAACGGGCGAGACGGCCCGACTCACGGCCTCGCAATCCTCGACCGTCATCGTGCCGTCGGGGCGCTCGGCCATGATCTGCAGCGTCGCGCCGTTCATCGCCGAAACGCGCACGCGCACGAGCCGGTAGCCGACCTGTTCCATGGCGGGTTCCACGATCGCGGCAATGCGCGCTTCGAGGCCTTGTTCGATGATGATGCGATCCGTCACGAAGTCTCCGATGGTTCATTCCTGCCGAGCGGCGCCGGTTTCGTCCGGCCTCCACCCGCCATGCCCCACGATCGCGATCTTCCTAACAAAAAAGAGCGGGACCGGGTGGACCCACTCTCAACGACCGTATCGCAGAGGATTTGCCTGTCATATACCCCTCGAGCCCCCCTCTGGCAAGCCTTGCGGCTTGCCCGCGCGCCGTCAGAGGCGGCGGAAGGTGAGATAGGCGCCCTTGCGCCCCTCGCGATGCGCCTTGGCCTCGTAGCGCGTGCCCGGCCAGCCGGCATAGGGCGTGTGCCAGTCGGCCGGCCCTTCGGCCAGCCATTCGAAGCTTTCGTGGCCCCGCACGTGCTGCAGCGTCCAGTCCACATAGGTCTCGATGTCGGACGCGAAGCGGAAGCGCGCGCCGGGCTTCAGGACACGGGCAAAGCGCTTCAGCGTGCGCTCGTTGACGAAGCGGCGTTTCCAATGTTTCCGCTTCGGCCAGGGGTCGGGATAGAAGAGGTCGATCCCGTCCAGCGAGGCGTCCGGCAGCCAGTCGAGCAGCATCGTCGCGTCGTCGTCGAACAGGCGCAGGTTCGCGCGCGGCTCGGCTTCCAGCGCCACAAGCATCTTGGCCATGGAATTGCGGAACGGCTCGACGCCGATGAAGCCGGTGCCGGGATGGCGGCCCGATTCCAGATGCAGATGCTCGCCGCCGCCGAAGCCGATTTCGAGACGCACGGCCGGGACCTCCGCCTCGAACAGCCCGGTCACGTCCGCCGGCGCGGGCTGGGCAAGGTCGAGGCCGAGCGTCGGCATCCGCTCGGCCAGGAGATCGGCCTGGAGCGGACGCAGGGTCTTGCCGCGAGAACGGCCGAAGAAGTTCTCGCGGGTTCTCGCCTTCGGGGCGTTGACGCGGCGTTCAGCGGCCAAGGGCGGCCTTCAGCTTCGACGTGAGGTCCGTGCGCTCCCAGGAGAAGGAGCCGTCGCGGCCGGGCTTGCGGCCGAAATGGCCGTAGGCGGAGGTCTTGGCGTAGATCGGCTTGGTGAGCTGGAGATGCTCGCGGATGCCGCGCGGCGTCAGGTCCATGACCTCGCGCAGCACCTTCTCCACGTCCGCTTCGTCCACCGTGCCGGTGCCGTGCAGGTCGACATAGACCGACAGCGGCTCGGCGACGCCGATCGCGTAGGAGAGCTGGATGGTGCAGCGGTCGGCGAGCTTGGCGGCGACCACGTTCTTGGCGAGATAGCGCGCGGCATAGGCGGCCGAGCGGTCCACCTTGGTCGGGTCCTTGCCCGAGAAGGCGCCGCCGCCGTGCGGCGCCGCGCCGCCATAGGTGTCCACGATGATCTTGCGGCCGGTGAGGCCGGCGTCGCCGTCCGGGCCGCCG
Protein-coding regions in this window:
- a CDS encoding HAD family hydrolase, giving the protein MRIEPAFLFDLDGTLVDSVYHHVLAWQEALDAEGIDLSVWRIHRKIGMSGGLFTNQLLRETETDISPELLERLRQRHAAAYGRQADRIRPLPGARALLQTLTDAGIKWAIATSGRMETASHNLAALGVDPAKVPVITRDLVKYAKPDPDLFLAAAERLDTPIETAMVIGDSIWDMLAAQRCRALGVGLLCGGYGAGELERAGAYRVYEDPADMLAHLDEVGGRL
- a CDS encoding alpha/beta hydrolase, with product MRIDPEAEAVLREIERAAKGRPDPRNAAEKLAQARSDTASLARFSAPPPASVRIEETEAPGRGGHAIPLRLYRPANGEKLLLWFHGGGAIAGSLDTHEAPLLALAERTGRVVASVGYRLAPETRYPGQQEDCLDAARFLVGGGLGLPAAGWAIGGDSIGGLYAASTARALRREGASPLPEAQVLLYPNTDLRDTRAWPSLRENEGRIMTRDSLRYEADQSVPRHADRLTPTASPLLADDLAGLPCCFLATCEADPLRDEGEAFGRRLDACGVPLTHRRYDGMIHAFLQMNGRIKRADRLMDDIAAFLRGERG
- the truB gene encoding tRNA pseudouridine(55) synthase TruB; amino-acid sequence: MARRGKKPKGRPISGWVIFDKPVGMGSTEAVAKIKWLYFAQKAGHAGTLDPLASGMLPIALGDATKTVPFVMDGRKTYRFAVSWGAETTTDDTEGPVTNSSDMRPSRADVEARLPAFIGEIQQVPPAFSAIKIDGERAYDLARAGETVEIAARTVTVHRLEIVSMDEGTTVFEADCGKGTYVRSIARDLGRELGCFGHVTELRRVRVGAFDEDDLITLDDLMDAAEEGLEELTQEAIDSGARPRVVRFEALDEFVLDAATALSDLYEVALSDDQAGRVLSGNPVLLRGRDAPAFCEEAYATGHGRLVALGSIDQGAFHPKRVFGGRG
- the rbfA gene encoding 30S ribosome-binding factor RbfA; protein product: MAKHAKTPKGPSQRQLSVGEKVRHALTETLQRGDLRDPLLERAVITVSEVRMSNDLKLATAYVTVLGQSEMKPFVEALNGHAKYLRGRLSPALRQMKYMPEVRFREDDSFDNYARIDALLRSPDVMRDLEATEGEDDNKEER
- a CDS encoding RNA-binding protein — protein: MEEAVMNGRMCIVSRRSLEADLLVRFVAAPDGRLVPDLKRRLPGRGAHVEARREVVELAVKRRIFSRALKQDVSGLETLADDLDALLVRSALGSLGLARKAGQVVTGSAKVDAALRTGKAAASLHASDAAPDGVRKLDGARHAGEVSGRARPTPMFRLLGADEMSLALGGENVVHAAILPGSAGMALVKRLEALSAYRGEKAGRDGESPPDS
- the nusA gene encoding transcription termination factor NusA, which codes for MAVSANRLELLQIADAVAREKSIDREIVIAAMADAIQKAARSRYGQETNIRVDINTKTGEMKLQRLLEVVEDVEDPNTQIYLELARDKNPDAEPGDFIAEQLPPMEFGRIAAQSAKQVIVQKVREAERDKQYEEFIGRVGEIINGTVKRVEYGNVIVDLGKGEGIIRRDEQIPRELFRYGDRVRAFVYDVRREPRGPQIFLSRTHPQFMAKLFTMEVPEIYDGVIEIKAVARDPGSRAKIAVISRDSSVDPVGACVGMRGSRVQAVVAELQGEKIDIIPWSPEAASFLVNALQPAKVAKVVLDEDAERIEVVVPDDQLSLAIGRRGQNVRLASQLTGWDIDILTEQEESERRQKEFAERSALFMEALDVDEMVGQLLASEGFATVEEVAYVDLGDVASIEGFDEDTAAEIQNRAKDYLDRREAELDEKRKALGVADELREIEGLTTQMLVALGEDGVKTVEDFAGCAADDLVGWSERKDGETKRFTGALSAFELSRTDAEAMIMQARVKAGWVEEAPDEVEEDLEGAEDETTV
- the rimP gene encoding ribosome maturation factor RimP; translated protein: MTDRIIIEQGLEARIAAIVEPAMEQVGYRLVRVRVSAMNGATLQIMAERPDGTMTVEDCEAVSRAVSPVLDVDDPMDRAYHLEVSSPGIDRPLVRKTDFETWSGQLLKLETGRLVANRKRFRGRVTNVDADGIRLERDGVAADDGEAVVEIPFDAIAEARLILTDELLAASLKADKDARKARGQSVDDEDEGEDASAG
- the trmB gene encoding tRNA (guanine(46)-N(7))-methyltransferase TrmB yields the protein MAAERRVNAPKARTRENFFGRSRGKTLRPLQADLLAERMPTLGLDLAQPAPADVTGLFEAEVPAVRLEIGFGGGEHLHLESGRHPGTGFIGVEPFRNSMAKMLVALEAEPRANLRLFDDDATMLLDWLPDASLDGIDLFYPDPWPKRKHWKRRFVNERTLKRFARVLKPGARFRFASDIETYVDWTLQHVRGHESFEWLAEGPADWHTPYAGWPGTRYEAKAHREGRKGAYLTFRRL